Proteins co-encoded in one Arachis hypogaea cultivar Tifrunner chromosome 13, arahy.Tifrunner.gnm2.J5K5, whole genome shotgun sequence genomic window:
- the LOC112735114 gene encoding uncharacterized protein, translating into MVNYQKYWVNFDRRTPEFRKCLDELFLDIAFSQPGVKNQIRCPYPKCNNFLFKFRNEVHHHVRQWGIVTSYKTWLHHGEILQDTSTVDVSDLNEIDCERDNDFSTYEMLYNIFRGETLGETPRDSATNVDDNIEEEPHQGAKRFQRLMRDYEQSLYPDSGISRLSFIVKLFQMKCRYGWSNNSVDALLLFLKSIFPKKNSCPTSFYDARKVTRHLGLDYENIDACVNDCILFREQAYADFDECPKCKQSRWVKGKGNEKDNLRKKVPQKILRYFPLKPRLQRIFMCEETALAIRWHKEKRLNDGVLKHPADSMAWKTFDEEHKWFARDARNIRLGVASDGFNPFSNMNISYSTWPVVLIPYNYPPWMVLKHSNWMLSLLILGPKSPGNSIYVYLEPLIEELKELWEEGVEIFDVVQKQNFKLSAAVLWTINDYPAYAMLSGWSTKGALACAFCHRETSSKRLKHGHKHCYMGHHRYLSHDHPWRRNKSSFDNTRELGEAPKPLSGYDVLEEFKSLNKRSLGTILKRERSLSMTRWLEIGKRKAFFFSFLIGRHYCYVII; encoded by the coding sequence ATGGTCAATTACCAGAAATATTGGGTTAATTTTGATAGGCGTACTCCTGAGTTTAGGAAGTGCCTCGAtgaattatttttggatattgcCTTCTCTCAACCCGGTGTGAAAAATCAAATACGTTGTCCTTATCCCAAATGCAAcaattttttgttcaaatttagaAATGAAGTTCATCATCATGTGCGCCAATGGGGGATAGTGACCTCTTATAAAACATGGTTGCATCATGGTGAGATACTTCAAGATACATCCACTGTAGATGTGTCTGATCTAAATGAAATTGATTGTGAAAGGGATAATGATTTTTCCACTTATGAGATGTTGTATAACATCTTTAGAGGAGAAACACTAGGGGAGACACCGAGAGATTCCGCTACCAACGTAGATGACAATATAGAAGAAGAACCTCATCAGGGGGCAAAGAGGTTCCAGAGGCTAATGAGGGATTATGAGCAAAGCCTGTATCCGGACAGTGGGATATCAAGGTTATCTTTCATTGTCAAGTTGTTTCAAATGAAATGTCGCTATGGATGGAGCAACAATTCAGTTGATGCTTTGTTGCTCTTTCTAAAAAGCATATTTCCAAAGAAAAATTCTTGTCCAACTTCATTTTATGATGCTCGAAAAGTGACTCGACATTTGGGATTAGATTACGAGAACATAGATGCTTGTGTGAATGATTGCATTTTGTTTCGGGAGCAAGCATATGCTGATTTTGATGAATGTCCAAAGTGTAAGCAATCTAGATGGGTGAAGGGGAAGGGGAATGAAAAGGATAACCTTCGGAAGAAGGTACCCCAAAAGATACTAAGATACTTTCCGTTAAAACCTAGGCTTCAAAGGATCTTCATGTGTGAAGAAACAGCGCTAGCAATAAGGTGGCATAAAGAGAAACGACTTAATGATGGAGTCCTAAAACACCCAGCAGATTCGATGGCGTGGAAGACATTTGATGAGGAGCACAAATGGTTTGCACGTGATGCTAGAAATATCAGGCTTGGAGTTGCTAGTGATGGATTCAATCCGTTCAGCAATATGAACATTTCCTATAGTACTTGGCCAGTTGTTCTCATTCCATATAACTATCCTCCTTGGATggttttgaaacattcaaattgGATGTTATCTCTACTTATTCTAGGCCCTAAATCCCCTGGCAATTCTATTTATGTATACTTAGAACCCTTAATTGAAGAGTTGAAAGAATTGTGGGAAGAGGGTGTTGAAATATTTGATGTGGTTCAGAAACAGAACTTTAAGTTGTCTGCTGCAGTTTTATGGACAATAAATGATTATCCAGCCTATGCCATGTTATCCGGTTGGAGCACTAAAGGTGCACTAGCATGTGCGTTTTGCCACAGAGAAACTAGTTCTAAGAGGCTGAAACATGGACACAAGCATTGCTATATGGGTCATCACCGCTATTTGTCACATGATCATCCATGGCGAAGAAATAAGAGTTCTTTCGACAATACCAGGGAACTTGGTGAAGCACCTAAGCCACTTTCTGGTTATGATGTCCTAGAAGAATTCAAGAGTTTGAACAAACGGAGTTTGGGAACAAtactaaaaagagaaagaagtctGAGCATGACAAGGTGGCTggaaattggaaaaagaaaagcatttttttttagtttccttATTGGAAGACATTATTGTTAcgtcataatttag